The following proteins are co-located in the Pseudomonas sp. DY-1 genome:
- the lipA gene encoding lipoyl synthase — protein sequence MTETQIPPRPQPLQTGVKLRGAEKVARIPVKIIPTEEVPRKPDWIRVPISASPEVARIKQLLRKHKLHSVCEEASCPNLGECFSGGTATFMIMGDICTRRCPFCDVGHGRPKPLDADEPKNLAIAIADLRLKYVVITSVDRDDLRDGGARHFADCLREIRKLSPGIQLETLVPDYRGRMDIALEITASEPPDVFNHNLETVPRLYRSSRPGSDFEWSLDLLQKFKQRVPLVPTKSGLMLGLGETDDEVIEVMQRMREHEIDMLTLGQYLQPSRNHLPVQRFVHPDTFAWFAEKGAEMGFANVASGPLVRSSYHADQQVHGRKIN from the coding sequence ATGACCGAAACCCAGATCCCTCCTCGTCCACAGCCCTTGCAAACCGGCGTGAAGCTGCGCGGCGCCGAGAAGGTCGCGCGCATTCCGGTGAAGATCATTCCCACCGAGGAGGTGCCGCGCAAACCCGACTGGATTCGCGTGCCCATCAGCGCCTCGCCCGAGGTCGCACGCATCAAGCAATTGCTGCGCAAGCACAAGCTGCACAGCGTTTGCGAGGAAGCGTCCTGCCCGAACCTGGGCGAGTGCTTCTCCGGCGGCACCGCCACTTTCATGATCATGGGCGACATCTGTACCCGTCGCTGCCCCTTCTGCGACGTCGGTCATGGCCGGCCGAAGCCGCTGGATGCCGACGAGCCGAAGAACCTCGCCATCGCCATCGCCGACCTGCGCCTGAAATACGTAGTGATCACTTCGGTAGACCGCGACGACCTGCGAGACGGCGGTGCCCGGCACTTCGCCGATTGCCTGCGCGAGATCCGCAAGCTGTCGCCGGGCATCCAGCTGGAAACCCTGGTGCCGGACTACCGTGGCCGCATGGACATAGCCCTGGAAATCACCGCCAGCGAACCGCCGGATGTGTTCAACCACAACCTGGAAACCGTACCGCGCCTCTATCGCTCCTCGCGTCCGGGGTCGGATTTCGAGTGGTCGCTGGACCTGCTGCAGAAGTTCAAGCAACGGGTGCCCCTCGTTCCGACCAAGTCCGGGCTGATGCTCGGCCTGGGCGAGACCGACGACGAAGTGATTGAAGTCATGCAGCGTATGCGTGAACACGAGATCGACATGCTCACCCTTGGTCAGTACCTGCAACCGTCCCGCAACCACTTGCCGGTGCAGCGATTCGTCCATCCCGACACTTTCGCCTGGTTCGCCGAAAAGGGCGCTGAGATGGGGTTTGCGAACGTGGCATCCGGCCCGCTGGTTCGTTCCTCGTACCACGCCGACCAGCA
- the gcvT gene encoding glycine cleavage system aminomethyltransferase GcvT, with the protein MTDLAKTPLHALHLELGARMVPFAGYDMPVQYPLGVLKEHLHTREQAGLFDVSHMGQVILRGDNAARALESLVPVDILDLPVGTQRYAMFTDENGGVLDDLMVARLADDTLFLVVNAACKEQDLAHLKQHLAEQCEIESLFDSRALLALQGPAAAAVLGRLAPEVQKMTFMQFGSVRLEGVECYVSRSGYTGEDGYEISVPVAQAEALARTLLAQPEVQPIGLGARDSLRLEAGLCLYGHDMSPATTPVEASLLWAISKARRADGLRAGNFPGAGRVFAQQRDGVPSKRVGLLPQERVPVREGAEIVDADGTVIGRVSSGGFGPSLGAPVAMGYVSTSHAAVDSEVWALVRGKRVAMKVAKTPFVLQRYYRG; encoded by the coding sequence ATGACCGACCTCGCCAAGACCCCGCTGCACGCCCTGCACCTCGAACTCGGCGCCCGCATGGTGCCCTTCGCCGGCTACGACATGCCGGTGCAATACCCCCTCGGCGTGCTCAAGGAACACCTGCACACCCGCGAGCAGGCCGGCCTGTTCGACGTCTCGCACATGGGCCAGGTCATCCTGCGTGGCGACAACGCCGCCCGCGCCCTGGAGAGCCTGGTGCCGGTGGACATCCTCGACCTGCCGGTGGGCACCCAGCGCTACGCGATGTTCACCGACGAGAACGGCGGCGTCCTCGACGACCTGATGGTCGCCCGCCTGGCGGACGACACCCTGTTCCTGGTGGTCAACGCCGCCTGCAAGGAACAGGACCTGGCGCACCTCAAGCAACACCTCGCCGAGCAGTGCGAAATCGAATCGCTGTTCGACTCCCGCGCCCTGCTCGCCCTGCAAGGTCCGGCGGCCGCCGCGGTACTCGGCCGCCTCGCCCCGGAAGTGCAGAAGATGACCTTCATGCAGTTCGGCAGCGTGCGCCTGGAGGGCGTCGAGTGCTACGTCAGCCGCTCCGGCTACACCGGCGAGGACGGCTACGAGATTTCCGTGCCCGTGGCCCAGGCCGAAGCCCTGGCACGCACCCTGCTGGCCCAGCCGGAAGTCCAGCCGATCGGCCTTGGCGCGCGCGACTCGCTGCGCCTGGAAGCCGGCCTGTGCCTCTACGGCCATGACATGAGCCCCGCCACCACCCCGGTGGAAGCCAGCCTGCTCTGGGCCATCTCCAAGGCCCGCCGCGCCGACGGCCTGCGCGCCGGCAATTTCCCTGGCGCCGGTCGGGTCTTCGCCCAGCAGCGCGATGGCGTGCCGAGCAAGCGCGTCGGTCTGCTGCCGCAGGAACGTGTGCCGGTGCGCGAAGGCGCCGAGATCGTCGACGCCGACGGCACGGTGATCGGCCGCGTTTCCAGCGGTGGCTTCGGCCCCAGCCTGGGCGCCCCGGTCGCCATGGGCTACGTGAGCACCAGCCATGCCGCCGTGGACAGCGAGGTCTGGGCCCTGGTGCGCGGCAAGCGCGTGGCGATGAAAGTGGCCAAGACGCCCTTCGTGCTGCAGCGTTACTACCGCGGCTGA